The Stenotrophomonas sp. ASS1 genome segment AGCAATGATCCAGCCAACTGGAACGTGGCCTACAGCGGAGCACCACTGTTCACTGCAACCCGCAACAACGTGGCCCAGCCCATCACCGGAAGCATCGAAGTCAGCAGTGGTCCGGCCGGTGGCATCAGTTTGTTCTTCGGTACCGGGCAGTACTTCGCGGCCGACGACAACACCGTCAACGCGAATACCGGCGTGCAGACGCTGTATGGCGTATGGGACGATCTGAAGACACCGATCGCCGACCGCACCAGCCTGGTTCAGCAGAGCGTTCTGGTTGGTACCGACAGCAATGGCTATGAGACCCGCGACATTACCTCCAATCCGGTCAGCTATACGAACAAGCGTGGCTGGTACGTAGACCTGACAGTCGATTCAATCGTTGATGGTGAGCGTTTCATTGCAACGCCGACGATTCAGAGCGGCCGTGTGTTCTTCCTGACCTATGTTCCCGGGAGTGCAATCTGTGGCAGCGGCGGGGTCAACTGGCGCTACGGTGTGTATCTGCTGACAGGCGGGGGAGGCATGTCTGGCCTCAGCGACAAGCCTGGCGGTGATTCGATCTGCACCGGCAACTGTGGTGGAATCAAGTTGACCAAGGGAGGTAAGGGTAGCCAGGGCGGACCTATTACCAACAACAGTGTGTTCGTACCCAAGCTGACACCCTGCGACCCCAGCAAAACCAAATGCAAGGTGGATGAGTTGCTGGAGCCATGCACCTATATGCTTGGTACTCAGGGGGCCGATGGCATGTATCTGCCCCGGCCCTGTGGGCGCCAGTCATGGCGGCAGATTCGATGAACTGTTTGCAATCCGGGAAGCCCATGCGCATGAAATCCCCACTTCGTATCGTCCGTGGCTTCACTCTGATCGAGCTGATGATCACCGTTGCCGTAGTTGCGATTCTTGCCGCTGTTGCCATGCCGGCTTACACCGAGCACGTGCGCAAGGCTCGGCGCGCTCAGGCCAAGGCCGATCTGGTGGAGCTGGCGCAGGTGTTGGAGCGCAACCACACCACTCAGAATACCTACGCCGGTCTGACTCTGCCGTTCACCAGTTCGCCGCGCAGCGGCACCTCGTTCTATGCACTGTCTTTGAATGGTGATGCGACCGCAGCCACGTTCGAGTTGCAGGCGGTACCGGAGAATGGCCAGGAAGACGACAAATGCGGGACCCTGGCCTTGGACCAGGCCGGACGAAAGACGCCAAGCGCCAGCGAGGGCCCCGGATGCTGGTGAAGGGCGTGCCGATTTGCCAAATCGCAGAAAAGGCTTGCACTCCCCTGCAAACGCTGGCTAAAATGCGCACCCCGCCCGAATAGCTCAGCCGGTTAGAGCACTTGACTGTTAATCAGGGGGTCGTTGGTTCGAGTCCAACTTCGGGCGCCAGATTCGAAAAAGCCGCGAGAAATCGCGGCTTTTCTCGTTTCCACGATGGCATTGCAGGTATCAGCAGGGGGTGGACCTGCGCGGGCGCTGGCTCCTGACCCGTCCGGGGACGCTGATGATGACGCGGCTGTGCTCCTGTCCATCCACGCACAACACGATGGACTGGTTGGTACCGGCATTGCGGCCGTCGGGCCGGAACCGCACGTCGGGCCGATGATCGCTGGTGCGCAGGTCGACATGACGCTGGTGTGTCCTGTGCACGCGCAGTTCCCTTGCGGCGGCGGTCGCGCTGTTGGCCGGTTCGACCTGCACCCGCCAGCCCTGGCTCCATGCCTGGTCACACATCATGCCGTCCGACGATCCGCAGACCGTCACGCGGCGGTGTTCGGTGATGGCGGCGCTGCGCGCCATCGACAGGCTGGCGACCAGTTCGGCGCGCAGCGCTTCCGCCTGGAAGTGCCGCAGCGTGCGTTGCCAAGGGCCCCAGGCCAACGCCAGCAGGACCGACAGCACCATGACGGCGATTAGCAGCTCGATCAGATGGAGCCCGCGGTGGAGCCGGGCAGGGCGAAGACGATGGGACATGCCTCCAGCCTCGACGTACGCCGGGGCATTCACCATCAGGCACCGCCGCGCTCACCTGCCCGGAAACCCCTCAGCGGGCCGTCACTCCATGCCCCTTATACTCACTACTCCCGGGAACTGGCACCACCATGAGCGACCGTTTTGAACTCGTCTCGCCGTATTCGCCGGCGGGCGACCAGCCTGATGCCATCGCGAAGCTGACCAGCAACTTCGAAGCGGGCATCGCCAAGCAGACCCTGCTGGGCGTCACCGGCTCGGGCAAGACCTACACCATCGCCAACGTCATCCAGAACGTGCAGAAGCCGACGCTGATCATGGCGCCGAACAAAACGCTGGCGGCGCAGCTGTATGGCGAGTTCAAGGCGTTCTTCCCGCACAACGTGGTGGAGTACTTCGTCAGCTACTACGACTACTACCAGCCGGAAGCCTACGTACCGTCGTCGGATACCTTCATCGAGAAGGACAGTTCGATCAACGAGCACATCGAGCAGATGCGGCTGGCGGCGACCAAGACCCTGT includes the following:
- a CDS encoding type IV pilin protein, which translates into the protein MRMKSPLRIVRGFTLIELMITVAVVAILAAVAMPAYTEHVRKARRAQAKADLVELAQVLERNHTTQNTYAGLTLPFTSSPRSGTSFYALSLNGDATAATFELQAVPENGQEDDKCGTLALDQAGRKTPSASEGPGCW
- a CDS encoding GspH/FimT family pseudopilin, producing the protein MSHRLRPARLHRGLHLIELLIAVMVLSVLLALAWGPWQRTLRHFQAEALRAELVASLSMARSAAITEHRRVTVCGSSDGMMCDQAWSQGWRVQVEPANSATAAARELRVHRTHQRHVDLRTSDHRPDVRFRPDGRNAGTNQSIVLCVDGQEHSRVIISVPGRVRSQRPRRSTPC